In one Rhodococcus sp. B50 genomic region, the following are encoded:
- a CDS encoding SPW repeat protein — protein MHAHPDIVEMRERYDRMGEQPTVQVTDGLMMVAGLYAAASAWIIGFADQTALATTNLICGLAVALLAMALGSAYGRTHGLAFVAPLLGLWLFVSPWLVSGVDTSTSMIWSHVIVGAIVFVLGVATAAMGSGLMDRSR, from the coding sequence ATGCATGCTCATCCCGACATCGTCGAGATGCGCGAACGCTACGACCGGATGGGCGAACAGCCCACCGTGCAGGTCACCGACGGATTGATGATGGTCGCCGGGCTGTATGCGGCGGCATCCGCATGGATCATCGGATTCGCCGACCAGACGGCACTCGCCACCACCAATCTGATCTGCGGGCTCGCGGTCGCACTGCTCGCCATGGCACTCGGTTCGGCGTACGGCCGCACCCACGGCCTGGCGTTCGTAGCGCCTCTGCTCGGTCTGTGGCTGTTCGTTTCGCCGTGGCTGGTCAGCGGCGTCGATACCAGTACCTCCATGATCTGGTCCCACGTCATCGTGGGTGCGATCGTGTTCGTCCTGGGCGTGGCCACGGCCGCGATGGGAAGCGGTCTGATGGACCGTTCTCGCTGA
- a CDS encoding GAF and ANTAR domain-containing protein — translation MHDEHASLAKTLDVITRAAVELVPGAEHAGITLAARGSRFESRAATSALPSRIDELQYKLQDGPCVQAIWERETIRVDDMEHEDRWPAFASEAVRLGARSMLAVRLYTTDDTVGALNLHSSQVGAFDDASVDIASTLATHAAFAAVAAVREEQFRAALASRDVIGQAKGILMERFGVDAEGAFGMLRRLSQERNKLLREVALAVVESVRPPRER, via the coding sequence ATGCACGACGAGCATGCCTCCTTGGCGAAGACGCTCGACGTGATAACCCGAGCGGCGGTCGAACTCGTACCCGGTGCCGAACATGCCGGGATCACCTTGGCCGCCCGGGGCTCGAGGTTCGAATCCAGGGCCGCGACGTCCGCTCTGCCGAGCAGGATCGACGAACTCCAGTACAAGCTGCAGGACGGCCCGTGTGTGCAGGCCATCTGGGAGAGGGAGACGATCCGCGTGGACGACATGGAGCACGAGGACCGATGGCCCGCGTTCGCTTCCGAAGCGGTCCGTCTGGGTGCTCGTTCCATGCTCGCGGTCAGGCTGTACACGACGGACGACACGGTCGGGGCCCTCAATCTGCACAGTTCGCAGGTGGGCGCGTTCGACGACGCCAGCGTCGACATCGCGTCGACCCTGGCGACGCATGCGGCCTTCGCCGCGGTGGCCGCGGTGCGCGAGGAACAGTTCCGCGCGGCACTGGCCTCGAGGGATGTCATCGGGCAGGCCAAAGGCATCCTGATGGAACGCTTCGGCGTCGATGCCGAGGGTGCCTTCGGAATGCTGCGCAGGTTGTCCCAGGAGCGCAACAAACTCCTGCGCGAGGTCGCCCTCGCAGTGGTCGAATCCGTCCGGCCTCCGCGCGAACGGTAG
- a CDS encoding amino acid permease, translated as MPGVGIWRTKSVEQSIADTDEPGSRLRRELTAKDLTVFGVAVVVGAGIFTLTARTAGNLAGPSISLAFVLAAIACGLAALCYAEFASAVPVAGSAYTFSYATFGEFVAWIIGWDLILEFALASAVVAKGWSMYLGGMFGGDASIDLGPITVDWGSLLIVGAITIILAIGTKVSSRVSAVVTAIKVAVVLLVIVVGIFYIDKSNYSPYVPQAEETQSAAAGMHQSLFSALTGAGGSTYGWYGLLAAASLVFFAFIGFDVVATTAEETKNPQKALPRGIFGSLAIVTVLYVGVTLVLTGMVKYTDLRTGSELVGDGSATLATAFEAHGITWAQMAINIGGLAGLTTVVMVMMLGQTRVLFAMSRDGLVTRKLAVTNHKGVPVRITLMVGGVVAVLAAVFPMGVLEEMVNIGTLFAFVLVCIGVMVLRRTRPDLPRGFRVPLVPLVPILAVLACGWLMLNLSVETWIRFTVWMLLGVAIYFAYGRRKSVLGQRLKLEAAQREAAQHETKEPEPV; from the coding sequence ATGCCCGGAGTCGGCATCTGGCGGACCAAATCCGTCGAACAGTCGATCGCGGATACCGATGAACCCGGTTCGCGGCTACGACGAGAACTCACCGCCAAGGATCTGACCGTGTTCGGCGTCGCCGTCGTGGTCGGAGCCGGAATCTTCACCCTCACCGCCCGCACCGCCGGCAACCTCGCCGGACCGTCCATCTCGCTGGCGTTCGTCCTCGCCGCGATCGCGTGCGGCCTCGCCGCGCTGTGTTATGCGGAGTTCGCGTCCGCTGTACCGGTCGCCGGCAGCGCCTACACCTTCTCCTATGCCACCTTCGGTGAATTCGTCGCCTGGATCATCGGGTGGGATCTGATCCTCGAATTCGCACTCGCCTCCGCGGTCGTCGCCAAGGGCTGGTCGATGTACCTCGGGGGCATGTTCGGCGGCGACGCGTCGATCGACCTGGGGCCGATCACGGTGGACTGGGGGTCGCTGCTCATCGTCGGCGCCATCACGATCATCCTCGCGATCGGCACCAAGGTGTCGTCGCGGGTCTCCGCCGTCGTCACCGCCATCAAGGTCGCGGTGGTTCTGCTCGTCATCGTCGTCGGCATCTTCTACATCGACAAGTCCAACTACTCGCCCTACGTCCCGCAGGCCGAGGAAACGCAGAGTGCTGCGGCCGGCATGCACCAGTCGCTGTTCTCGGCGCTCACCGGCGCCGGTGGCAGCACCTACGGTTGGTACGGACTCCTCGCTGCGGCGAGCCTGGTCTTCTTCGCCTTCATCGGCTTCGACGTCGTCGCCACCACCGCGGAAGAGACGAAGAACCCCCAGAAGGCACTGCCTCGCGGCATCTTCGGCTCACTGGCGATCGTCACGGTTCTCTATGTCGGTGTCACGCTCGTGCTCACCGGCATGGTGAAGTACACCGATCTGCGTACCGGCAGCGAACTGGTTGGTGACGGCAGCGCCACGCTGGCCACGGCCTTCGAGGCACACGGCATCACCTGGGCGCAGATGGCCATCAACATCGGCGGTCTCGCCGGCCTCACCACCGTCGTGATGGTGATGATGCTCGGCCAGACCCGCGTGCTGTTCGCGATGTCCCGGGACGGACTCGTCACCCGCAAGCTCGCCGTGACGAACCACAAGGGCGTGCCCGTGCGCATCACCCTGATGGTCGGTGGTGTCGTGGCCGTCCTCGCCGCAGTATTCCCGATGGGCGTGCTCGAGGAGATGGTCAACATCGGCACGCTGTTCGCCTTCGTCCTCGTGTGCATCGGCGTGATGGTGCTTCGTCGCACCCGCCCCGACCTGCCCCGCGGATTCCGGGTGCCGCTCGTGCCGCTGGTCCCGATCCTCGCGGTGCTCGCCTGTGGCTGGCTCATGCTCAACCTTTCGGTCGAGACGTGGATCCGGTTCACCGTCTGGATGCTCCTCGGCGTGGCGATCTACTTCGCCTACGGTCGGCGCAAGTCGGTGCTCGGACAGCGACTGAAGCTCGAAGCGGCCCAGCGGGAAGCCGCGCAGCACGAGACGAAGGAACCCGAACCGGTGTAG
- a CDS encoding Glu/Leu/Phe/Val family dehydrogenase has protein sequence MTTSIAARPDTGSASGVFGRSRRLTDRPHEQVVFHQDAETGLRAIVAIHSTALGPALGGTRFYPYADEATALEDVLRLSWGMTYKAAVSGVDLGGGKAVIIGDPKTDKNGELLAAYGRFVESLGGRYITAADVGTHAEDLDVVGRHTAHAVGRTVAAGGSGDSSPLTALGVFQAMRAGARTVWGETTLAGRTVGVEGLGKVGYELVKLLVADGAEVIVSDVNPAAVARVLDEFPAQVTDSVVASSADVYAPCALGGTLTPSTASLLDARLVCGAANNQLAVPEVENILGERGIVWVPDYVANAGGLIQVAGEVDGSDAEVVRGRVESIFDRTAEIFDVSGTLGVTPGAAANRIAERRIDTA, from the coding sequence GTGACCACCTCGATTGCCGCCCGCCCCGATACCGGATCCGCCTCGGGAGTTTTCGGTCGATCCCGTCGCCTGACCGACCGTCCGCACGAGCAGGTCGTCTTCCACCAGGACGCCGAGACCGGCCTGCGTGCGATCGTCGCGATCCACTCCACGGCCCTCGGCCCCGCTCTCGGTGGAACCCGCTTCTACCCGTACGCCGACGAAGCCACGGCCCTCGAGGACGTGCTGCGCCTGTCGTGGGGCATGACCTACAAGGCGGCGGTGTCGGGTGTGGACCTCGGTGGCGGCAAGGCCGTCATCATCGGCGACCCGAAGACGGACAAGAACGGCGAATTGCTCGCTGCCTACGGGCGATTCGTCGAATCCCTCGGTGGTCGCTACATCACCGCGGCCGATGTCGGAACCCACGCGGAGGACCTCGACGTGGTGGGCCGGCACACCGCCCACGCGGTAGGGCGCACCGTCGCGGCCGGCGGATCCGGTGACAGCTCGCCGCTCACCGCCCTCGGTGTCTTCCAGGCGATGCGGGCCGGAGCCCGGACCGTGTGGGGTGAAACGACTCTCGCGGGTCGCACGGTCGGTGTCGAGGGACTCGGGAAGGTCGGATACGAGCTCGTGAAGCTGCTCGTCGCAGACGGGGCAGAGGTGATCGTCTCCGACGTCAACCCCGCGGCCGTTGCTCGGGTGCTCGACGAGTTCCCGGCGCAGGTCACCGACAGCGTCGTCGCCTCGTCCGCCGACGTGTATGCGCCGTGCGCGCTCGGCGGCACTCTCACCCCGTCGACGGCTTCCCTGCTCGACGCGCGGCTCGTGTGCGGTGCGGCCAACAACCAGCTCGCGGTACCGGAGGTGGAGAACATCCTCGGCGAGCGCGGAATCGTCTGGGTGCCCGATTATGTCGCGAACGCGGGCGGGCTGATCCAGGTCGCCGGCGAGGTCGACGGATCCGACGCCGAGGTCGTCCGCGGACGCGTGGAGTCGATCTTCGACCGCACCGCCGAGATCTTCGACGTCTCCGGCACTCTCGGCGTCACGCCGGGTGCAGCCGCGAATCGTATTGCCGAGCGTCGCATCGATACTGCCTGA
- a CDS encoding indolepyruvate ferredoxin oxidoreductase family protein, with the protein MTETVIRESERLPYDLDDRYRSGSGTVLLTGVQAIARLFVEQQVRAMREGRRVATFVSGYQGSPLGGLDKMLHGMPKVLAEHDITFVPGFNEELAATSVWGSQGQLGAGTPTHDGVVGVWYGKGPGLDRATDALRHANMYGVNPNGGVLLMVGDDPASKSSTVPAVSERSLAALGIPVLFPRNAAEIVTMGLHGVALSRASGCLVALKIVADVADGAWSVDGSISDLPITVPEIQWEGRPFVYKQRPMAAPGDSVVAEADLYGPRWKIVQEYGRLNGLDVIEVDPPQARVGLAATGTTFDALRQALLDLGVDDAALRRAGIRLLRIGMPYPIGPEIVREFARGLDELIVVEDKTAFVETQIREILYGTADAPRIVGKKDADGRPLVPVDGELTAGRLRGPLRRVLRGHVELGPAPLPQLSLEVLSATRTPYFCSGCPHNRSTALPEGSIGGGGIGCHTLVTLSGRKDSAVTGLTQMGGEGAQWIGQAPFTDIGHMFQNLGDGTYFHSGQLAVQACVAAGVNITFKLLYNDVVAMTGAQDAEGALKIPALTHKLTTEGVRKIIICSDEPKRLRKRTLARGTVVWHRDRLDEAQKLLREIEGVTVLIYDQHCAADARRQRKRGTLPARTTRVVINEAVCEGCGDCGVKSNCLSVQPVETEFGSKTRIDQTSCNTDYSCLDGDCPSFVTVETSPEKPKRRTAPTPPRIPDAAIDTPKGTRNVFLAGIGGTGIVTVNQVLATAALRAGFEVESLDQIGMSQKAGPVVSHLRFAADGLEPGNRIGPGGATALLALDLLTATEPKNLAYANREETVAVASTSRVPTGDMVYDRSVRHPDEQDLLTRLDAATRTTVSFDALAAAHALFGETSAANFLVVGAAHQLGGLEIPADAIEEAIEINGVAVATNIAAFRWGRVAVADPAAFAAVTEPARTERAATVAPERLFAGTTFTGEVERLVRIRAASLIDFQSEALAARYIAQVQAAWEAERRVTNRTDFSEVVARGLFKFTAYKDEYEVARMLVDPAFLDEVQGEVPGGHKLTYRLHPPALRALGREKKVGFGPKSHVALKALAKAKRLRGTKLDPFGYAHVRRVERALLAHYTATIQRLAADLDVDSYDRAAEIAALPDMVRGYEDVKLRSVEQYRARLAELGVDTDF; encoded by the coding sequence ATGACCGAGACCGTGATCCGCGAAAGCGAACGACTTCCGTACGACCTCGACGACCGATACCGCTCGGGGTCCGGCACCGTACTCCTCACCGGTGTCCAGGCGATCGCCCGCCTGTTCGTCGAGCAGCAGGTGCGTGCCATGCGGGAGGGTCGCCGGGTGGCGACCTTCGTCTCCGGATACCAGGGCAGCCCCCTCGGCGGTCTCGACAAGATGCTCCACGGCATGCCGAAGGTCCTCGCCGAACACGACATCACCTTCGTGCCCGGATTCAACGAGGAACTCGCCGCCACCTCCGTGTGGGGAAGCCAGGGGCAGCTGGGCGCCGGTACACCGACCCACGACGGCGTCGTCGGCGTCTGGTACGGCAAGGGTCCAGGTCTCGACCGCGCCACCGATGCCCTGCGCCACGCCAACATGTACGGGGTGAACCCGAACGGTGGCGTGCTGCTCATGGTGGGCGACGATCCCGCGTCGAAGTCGTCGACCGTCCCCGCCGTCAGCGAGCGGTCCCTCGCCGCGCTCGGCATTCCGGTCCTGTTCCCGCGCAATGCCGCCGAGATCGTCACGATGGGTCTGCACGGGGTTGCGCTGTCGCGCGCCTCGGGATGTCTCGTCGCCCTCAAGATCGTCGCGGACGTCGCCGACGGCGCCTGGTCCGTCGACGGCTCGATCTCCGACCTGCCCATCACGGTCCCCGAGATCCAATGGGAGGGAAGACCGTTCGTCTACAAGCAGCGCCCGATGGCCGCGCCCGGTGACAGCGTCGTCGCCGAGGCCGACCTCTACGGCCCGCGCTGGAAGATCGTGCAGGAGTACGGCCGTCTCAACGGCCTCGACGTGATCGAGGTCGACCCGCCGCAGGCCCGCGTCGGCCTCGCCGCCACCGGCACCACCTTCGACGCCCTGCGTCAGGCGCTTCTCGACCTCGGCGTCGACGACGCCGCGCTGCGCCGCGCCGGCATCCGCCTGCTGCGCATCGGTATGCCGTACCCGATCGGTCCCGAGATCGTGCGCGAATTCGCCCGCGGCCTGGACGAACTTATCGTGGTCGAGGACAAGACCGCTTTCGTCGAGACCCAGATCCGCGAGATCCTCTACGGCACCGCCGACGCCCCGCGGATCGTCGGCAAGAAGGACGCCGACGGCCGACCGCTCGTGCCCGTCGACGGTGAGCTCACCGCAGGTCGGCTGCGCGGGCCGCTGCGTCGCGTGCTGCGCGGCCACGTCGAACTCGGCCCCGCACCCCTGCCACAGCTGTCGCTCGAGGTGCTGTCGGCCACGCGCACCCCGTACTTCTGCAGCGGCTGCCCGCACAACCGTTCCACCGCCCTTCCCGAAGGATCGATCGGCGGCGGCGGTATCGGCTGCCACACCCTGGTCACGCTGTCCGGCCGCAAGGACAGTGCCGTCACCGGCCTGACCCAGATGGGCGGTGAAGGTGCACAGTGGATCGGCCAGGCGCCGTTCACCGACATCGGCCACATGTTCCAGAACCTCGGCGACGGAACGTATTTCCACTCCGGTCAGCTTGCCGTGCAGGCGTGTGTCGCCGCCGGTGTGAACATCACCTTCAAGCTGCTCTACAACGACGTCGTCGCGATGACCGGTGCGCAGGACGCCGAAGGTGCCCTGAAGATCCCGGCGCTGACCCACAAGCTCACCACCGAGGGTGTCCGTAAGATCATCATCTGCTCGGACGAGCCGAAGCGTCTCCGCAAGCGCACCCTCGCCCGTGGCACCGTGGTGTGGCACCGCGACCGGCTCGACGAGGCACAGAAGCTGCTGCGCGAGATCGAGGGCGTCACCGTGCTCATCTACGACCAGCACTGCGCCGCCGACGCGCGCCGTCAGCGCAAGCGCGGCACCCTGCCCGCCCGCACCACCCGCGTCGTCATCAACGAAGCGGTGTGCGAGGGCTGCGGCGACTGCGGCGTCAAGAGCAACTGCCTGTCGGTGCAGCCGGTCGAGACCGAGTTCGGTTCGAAGACCCGCATCGACCAGACCTCCTGCAACACCGATTACTCGTGCCTCGACGGCGACTGCCCGTCCTTCGTGACCGTCGAGACGTCGCCGGAGAAGCCGAAGCGCCGCACGGCGCCGACTCCGCCGCGCATCCCGGACGCCGCCATCGACACCCCGAAGGGAACCCGCAACGTCTTCCTCGCGGGCATCGGCGGCACCGGCATCGTGACTGTCAACCAGGTTCTCGCCACGGCCGCCCTGCGCGCCGGATTCGAGGTCGAGTCGCTCGACCAGATCGGCATGAGCCAGAAGGCCGGGCCGGTGGTCTCCCATCTGCGCTTCGCGGCCGACGGACTCGAGCCCGGCAACCGCATCGGCCCGGGCGGTGCGACCGCTCTGCTCGCCCTCGACCTGCTCACCGCGACCGAGCCGAAGAACCTCGCCTACGCGAACCGTGAGGAGACCGTGGCGGTCGCGTCGACGAGCCGCGTCCCCACAGGCGACATGGTCTACGACCGGTCGGTCCGGCACCCCGACGAGCAGGATCTGCTCACCCGCCTCGACGCCGCGACCCGCACGACCGTCTCGTTCGACGCCCTGGCGGCAGCCCACGCGCTGTTCGGTGAGACCTCGGCCGCGAACTTCCTCGTCGTGGGCGCCGCCCACCAGCTCGGCGGACTCGAGATCCCCGCCGACGCCATCGAGGAGGCCATCGAGATCAACGGTGTGGCGGTCGCGACCAACATCGCAGCCTTCCGTTGGGGCCGGGTGGCCGTCGCGGATCCCGCGGCCTTCGCCGCCGTGACCGAACCGGCCCGCACGGAGCGCGCCGCCACCGTCGCGCCGGAGCGTCTGTTCGCCGGCACCACCTTCACCGGTGAGGTCGAGCGGCTCGTGCGGATCCGCGCCGCTTCGCTGATCGACTTCCAGAGCGAAGCCCTCGCCGCCCGCTACATCGCGCAGGTACAGGCAGCCTGGGAGGCCGAGCGTCGCGTCACGAACCGCACGGACTTCAGCGAGGTCGTCGCCCGCGGACTGTTCAAGTTCACCGCCTACAAGGACGAGTACGAGGTCGCCCGCATGCTCGTCGACCCGGCTTTCCTCGACGAGGTGCAGGGCGAGGTTCCCGGTGGGCACAAGCTCACCTACCGCCTGCACCCGCCGGCGCTGCGTGCGCTCGGCCGCGAGAAGAAGGTCGGCTTCGGGCCGAAATCGCATGTCGCGCTGAAGGCTCTGGCCAAGGCGAAGCGTCTGCGGGGCACGAAACTCGATCCCTTCGGCTACGCACACGTCCGCCGCGTCGAGCGTGCTCTGCTCGCCCACTACACCGCCACGATCCAGCGGCTCGCCGCCGACCTGGACGTCGACTCCTACGACCGCGCCGCCGAGATCGCGGCCCTGCCCGACATGGTGCGCGGTTACGAGGACGTCAAGCTCCGCTCCGTGGAGCAGTACCGGGCCCGTCTCGCCGAGCTCGGCGTCGACACCGACTTCTGA
- a CDS encoding Lrp/AsnC family transcriptional regulator, translating to MFSLDRLDAALLGELTRNPRAGIVDLSAKLGVARNTVQSRIKKLEESGAVTGYRPVVDLPKLGVPLQAFIGAELVQARMGHVIAQLGRFPEVLEVHATTGREDLLIRMAAQSQEDLLLVLERIHAIEGVAHTTTTLALTTPIPYRTQPLVEHITRDAGHGRSSSPGNP from the coding sequence GTGTTCAGTCTCGACCGGCTCGACGCAGCTCTCCTCGGCGAGCTCACTCGCAACCCCCGGGCAGGGATCGTTGACCTGTCGGCGAAGCTCGGCGTCGCCCGCAACACCGTGCAGTCGCGGATCAAGAAACTCGAGGAGTCCGGTGCCGTCACCGGATACCGACCGGTCGTCGACCTGCCGAAGTTGGGCGTACCGCTGCAGGCGTTCATCGGCGCCGAGCTCGTGCAGGCGCGCATGGGTCACGTGATCGCCCAGCTGGGGCGCTTTCCGGAGGTCCTGGAGGTGCATGCGACAACGGGCCGGGAGGACCTCCTGATCCGGATGGCCGCGCAATCCCAGGAAGATCTACTGCTGGTGCTCGAACGCATCCACGCGATCGAGGGCGTCGCCCACACCACCACGACCCTCGCCCTCACCACGCCGATCCCGTACCGGACACAGCCGCTCGTCGAGCACATCACCCGTGACGCCGGACACGGCCGCTCGTCCTCGCCCGGCAACCCCTGA